CCCACACGATTTCCTTTgttctctccctcctcgcaGTTGATTTGAGCTTCAGCAAATACAAGGAAGAAACACAAAAATAAATGTTAAAAAAAACAAGGTCACCACCACGAGACATACAGCAttcatgcatgcatgcatgcatgcataccTTTAGTAGTTAGTTAGAATGCCGCTTCCTTGCCAGCACAGACCagaccagcccagccagcccggccaaCAGCACGACCCAATTGCGCTCGAGCTTCAACGCCTGCATGTGGCGGCCGACGGTTCCTAATTCGACGGGGGACCAGCAGCTCGTAAACTAACTACTACTGTAAGTAGCAGGAATGGGTTGATGGATTGATTCAAGGCGAGTGAGTGGTGGCAGAAAggtgcgagcgagcgggtgGCTGGCACGCCAGGGCGCCATGCAAGCCCTTCGATAGCATTGAAGCCTAAATTTATGTGTGTACATATGTGCACGTCCATACGGTGCATTCTGCCCTGTCACTCACTGCCTGTCTGTCAAGGTGCTTCCCTTAGTTGTTGCTTCTTGGGCTGACAGGCGGGACGAGATAAGGTAGTAAACTCCTGCATGCCCCCCCCGGCACCCGCGCGCCCCGACGGTCCGTCAGTctgacgccgccctcccacCCGTTTCGCGGGGAAAGGGTCGATGAGTCGATAGTTGCAGATAGTAGCTGGACGCTTAATCTTATTTTTATTCTCTGGCAGGAGAGCGGTACGTACACtagcttcttctcctgctgCAGGTGGGGATCGATGCATCCATCGAGAATGATTATGCTTTTGCGGGGGAGCCCTGCCCAGGTTAggctacttcgtacgtagcTACGTAgcatgcaggcaggcgcggcgTTGTATCGTTTGTGTTTGGCGTTACACCCGGATGAGTGAGGCTCAACTTACACGGTTCAATAGctatcaccaccaccaccaccaccaccaccacatcacCTCACAACCCGCCCGGGAACAGCAAAAcgtgtgagtgtgtgtgtgtgtgtatggTTCCTGCTCACTACAGGAACGTCTTCATCTCCCCCGTCCCGTCAACCACTCGgtccgccgccaacgactcCCCAAGTCGaggccagcagctgcacaCACATACTGCAATCCCACAGCCATCATAGGCATCGAGGTCCGCACCAACGCCACCACTCGCATCGTTGGCAGCCCGTGTGTCGATGGTGAGAATGCAGGAGACAGCCCTATGGGtgccccgccgccatccgcgcGGGACTCCTTGCTGCTTGTTGGTTGggcctccccgccgccaccccctGTTTGCTCGGCCTTCTTTGctcgccttcctcctcctgctgcgctTGGCCCCTCGGGCTGACGCCAGCTGAAGTTGAAAAAGCAAGGCTGCCCTGTTTCCTTCTCACGGCAACTGCCGCCGCACGCTTGCCATCTATTTTCATGCTCTTGGCTGCCAAGCGCATTTGAGACCTGCGTTGAGCTAAAATCAATTCTTAAATTTTTCAGGATCATGGCAGAGTTCGTGCGCTGGGAGGGCGGCGTTGATTGAtgcgggtggtggttggtggttCCCATCGTTCCTGAGCTGTAGTTACCATGTACGATTCTTCTTCGCCCCTCGTTGGCTCATCGACATCGGCACTGCCAACCACAAGTCATGGCTCTCTCGACGACCGTCTTCCGGGCTTGCTTGCGGGTGTCGCCCCTCCTCTTCGAGTGGCACAGAAACCTTAAAACAACCCTCGTATTTTATAGTTGTCGTAGGACCAGAACGTCGTTCCttggggcggcgagggcgccatcCACTCCATGTCAGGGGCGAGCCTGCTCTCTCACTGTTGAGTTCCCTCTCCCACTCGCAACGAAAAGCCATGTCCAGCTGCTGCATGGTTCAGTCCCGGAGGCGCCAAGGCCGTTGTGCACGCACGTCTGCATGGCTTCAACCTTTggcctcgccaccaccaccaccatcatggccaagTGTCGCCGCAGCCCAACCACCCCGGTCCTCAGCCCCGGGTCGTCGGTcgaccggccgccgccgccggctcgtCCACCCCGTTGAACGTGGAGCCCCAAATGCTAGCCAGCTTTCTCAGCCGGGCCAGCTCTCCCCCTGCGCCTCCCCAAGCCATGGCGGTCTGCCGTGTGGGTGAATatgtgtctgtgtgtgcgTGATCCTGTCGGGCTTGGACCTCAACCACCACAAACGCCGCTTCTCTCTCAGCTAATACATGCCCGTGTCCAATCAAGACCGCATGTGCTGACCGACCTTCACAAAAAGGAACCTCCTGGTACGAAGGCCGATCCAGGTCGCATCCATCCCCGGACCGGGACAGAGTCGACAGGAACCCGAACGGGAGGATATCCTCGCCTGAGCGGGCTCATCGTCTATGGaatctcggcctcgtctaTCAATAGTGAGGCTGAGCAGAGCTCGTGTTGAGGTGTGCTATCCTGCAAGCCAAAACCATATTGCAAGGCCGGCAACAGGGGCAACGTGAGAGGGTGTGACTTGTCCATCTGGTCTTGGCAACATCCAGCGTCCGAGTCTAGGCCAACGGCAACGTTCCAGTTGCGCGAAGGCTCGCGAAGCTGTTCATCGTGGCAAGTTAGCTGAGGGGCTCTCCTCGACAGACCTCTTCTATATAAGGTCGACTGTCGCGCTCTGTTGTGAAAATCAAAAGAGGACTCTCCAGGCAGCCTCAAGAACACAAGCCTTTGAACCTCGATCAAGGTCAACACAACAACTCTCGTTCTTGACACAAGTTTCTCTGTCGTGTTttaccttttttttttcttcttctttctcgCTCAAGCATTACAAACGTCTCTCGCTTACGAGCAGCGTTGCCCGTCATGCTTCTCAAACAGGTGCTCGTTACCGCCTTCTTCGCCCTCGGGCCGGTCTCCGCCATGCCcggcgcgcacggcgacgcggccgacaTCGTGGACCGggatgccgacgccaacctcgacgcccgcaccGTGGTCGTTCCCATCCACAATTGCGGCAACGATGCCAACTGGAGCGACTTCTGGAAGAAGTGCATCTGCAAGGAACATGACAAGAAGTGGGACGACAAGTCCAAGTCCTGCAAGTGCGACAACGGCAAGGTCTGGCTCGACCATAAGTGCCAGTGGGACTGCGGCAAGGATGCCAAGTGGGATGACCACTCCAAGAAGTGCGAATGCAAGGACCACGGCAAGGTCTTCAACCCCAAGGACAAGTCCTGCAAGTGCCCCGATGGCAAGAAGTGGGACGGCCGCAACTGCGTCCCTGACTGTGGCCACGAGGCTCATTGGGACAGCCGCGACAGGCGCTGCGAGTGCGACAACAACGGCAAGATTTTCGACCCCAAGCACAAGACCTGCAAGTGTCCGGATGGCAAGAAGTGGGATGGCCGCAACTGTGTCCCTG
The genomic region above belongs to Purpureocillium takamizusanense chromosome 5, complete sequence and contains:
- a CDS encoding uncharacterized protein (EggNog:ENOG503Q4TC~COG:T~SECRETED:SignalP(1-19~SECRETED:cutsite=VSA-MP~SECRETED:prob=0.7764)); this encodes MLLKQVLVTAFFALGPVSAMPGAHGDAADIVDRDADANLDARTVVVPIHNCGNDANWSDFWKKCICKEHDKKWDDKSKSCKCDNGKVWLDHKCQWDCGKDAKWDDHSKKCECKDHGKVFNPKDKSCKCPDGKKWDGRNCVPDCGHEAHWDSRDRRCECNNNGKVFNPKDKTCKCPGGKKWDGRQCVPDCGRDADWNGKVNKCICKAKGQVYDPKSKTCHCPIGHKWDDRSHDCKKLHH